The Prunus persica cultivar Lovell chromosome G8, Prunus_persica_NCBIv2, whole genome shotgun sequence genome includes a region encoding these proteins:
- the LOC18766157 gene encoding uncharacterized protein LOC18766157, producing MSTNNGEADVEGSGRRTSPTSSNTRLRMRADPFLVCCRCFSVVTALTAVLCIVVNVFSAIESFKDGSDVFDGIFRCYAVLIAIVVVVAETEWAFFIKFWKVLEYWVGRGMLQVFVAVMTRAFPDETGTRKELVLLQNIASYMLLACGGVYIISGILCIGFLKRARQKTEISREQAIKDLEDLERRREELEHLLIVERD from the exons ATGTCGACAAATAATGGAGAGGCGGACGTAGAAGGGAGCGGACGGCGAACATCTCCAACTTCGAGTAACACCAGACTGAGAATGAGAGCCGACCCTTTCTTGGTGTGTTGCAGATGCTTCAGCGTCGTCACTGCTCTCACTGCCGTTCTCTGCATCGTCGTCAATGTCTTCTCTGCCATTGAATCTTTCAAGGATGGATCTGAT GTTTTCGACGGGATATTTCGTTGTTATGCTGTTTTGATTGCGATTGTGGTGGTTGTGGCCGAGACCGAATGGGCTTTCTTTATCAAGTTCTGGAAG GTATTGGAGTATTGGGTTGGTAGGGGTATGCTGCAGGTCTT TGTTGCGGTCATGACAAGAGCATTTCCTGATGAGACTGGTACAAGGAAGGAGCTTGTTCTTCTTCAGAACATAGCAAGCTATATGCTCCTTGCTTGTGGTGGGGTCTATATTATTTCG gGAATTCTATGCATTGGCTTCCTGAAACGTGCTCGGCAGAAGACAGAAATTTCAAGGGAGCAAGCGATAAAGGATCTTGAG GACTTGGAGCGGCGAAGGGAAGAACTTGAACACTTGCTTATTGTGGAAAGAGATTAA
- the LOC18768907 gene encoding beta-ureidopropionase: MEKPAQNTDAQNGQVQEATKASSDGSVCGYDSLHHLLSENLKPHLFQEVNRILLGLNRGKALETISLPESAKALSSGHNFDLQAFCFLADKELLREPRIVRVGLIQNSIALPTTAHFLDQKRAIFEKLRPIIDAAGAAGVNVLCLQEAWTMPFAFCTREKRWCEFAEPVDGESTRFLQDFARMYNMVIISPILERDVNHGETLWNTAVIIGNNGNIIGKHRKNHIPRVGDFNESTYYMEGNTGHPVFETAYGKIAVNICYGRHHSLNWLAFGLNGAEIVFNPSATVGELSEPMWPIEARNAAIANSYFVGSINRVGTEVFPNPFTSGDGKPEHADFGHFYGSSHFSAPDASCTPSLSRHRDGLLISDVDLNLCRQIKDKWGFRMTARYELYADLLAQYLKPDFEPQVISDPLLHKKSP; encoded by the exons ATGGAAAAACCAGCCCAAAACACTGACGCCCAAAATGGGCAAGTTCAAGAAGCAACCAAGGCTTCCAGCGACGGTTCTGTTTGTGGGTACGATTCACTTCACCACCTCCTCAGCGAAAATCTCAAGCCCCATCTTTTTCAG GAAGTCAACCGTATTCTTTTGGGTCTGAATCGCGGTAAGGCACTTGAAACAATCTCTCTCCCAGAATCTGCTAAAGCACTCTCTTCAGGACATAATTTTGACCTCCAG GCCTTCTGCTTTCTTGCTGACAAAGAGTTGTTGAGAGAACCTCGAATAGTTAGGGTTGGTCTCATTCAAAACTCTATAGCTCTTCCAACTACTGCTCACTTTTTGGACCAGAAGAGGGctatttttgagaaattaagGCCAATAATTGATGCTGCAGGTGCTGCAGGTGTCAATGTATTATGCTTGCAG GAAGCATGGACAATGCCTTTTGCCTTTTGTACACGGGAGAAGAGGTGGTGTGAATTTGCAGAGCCTGTAGACGGGGAATCAACTCGATTCCTCCAGGATTTTGCACGCATGTACAACATGGTCATTATAAGTCCAATTCTTGAGAGGGATGTCAACCATGGAGAGACTCTCTGGAACACTGCTGTCATAATTGGAAATAATGGGAACATAATTGGCAAGCATCGAAAG AACCATATACCAAGAGTTGGCGACTTCAACGAGAGTACGTATTATATGGAAGGAAATACTGGACATCCAGTCTTTGAGACAGCTTATGGAAAAATTGCTGTTAACATATGCTATGGAAGGCACCATTCTTTAAATTGGTTAGCATTTGGCTTGAATGGTGCAGAGATTGTTTTCAACCCTTCCGCCACTGTTGGTGAACTCAGCGAACCGATGTGGCCCATTGAG GCCCGTAATGCTGCAATTGCAAACAGTTACTTTGTTGGGTCAATCAACCGTGTAGGGACTGAGGTTTTTCCAAATCCATTTACTTCCGGTGATGGAAAGCCGGAACATGCAGATTTCGGGCATTTCTACGGATCCAGCCATTTTTCAGCCCCAGATGCCTCGTGCACTCCTTCTCTATCACGCCATAGGGATGGGTTGTTGATCTCAGACGTGGACCTCAACCTGTGTAGGCAGATAAAAGACAAGTGGGGATTCCGAATGACTGCTCGTTATGAGCTGTATGCTGACTTGCTTGCTCAGTATTTGAAGCCGGATTTTGAGCCCCAAGTCATTTCTGATCCCTTGTTACACAAGAAGTCTCCCTAA